The DNA region TTCAATCTCGCCGAGTTTCTCCTCAAAGCCGTATATTGTCGGGTCAATTGATTCAACCGTCTTGTTCAGCTCGTCCATCAGCCTGAAACGCCGCGAGGCCGGGAGCTGATTGGCGAATCTCTTCACCTTCAGGAGTGCCTGCAAGTAATTCCGCTCATACTGAATCAGTAATTTCGCCGCCATTACCGCGCTGGGATTCCCCTCGTCAAGAAACAGCCGCGCCATCTCTAAATTCTCTTCTATCTCCATTTCGTCATACCATATTTCCGCAAGTATCTTCATGAAACGGGGACGGGCTGACCCTTTCACCATTCGTTTGGCCAGCGAGTTAATCTTACGCATTCCGAGTTTCAGCTCATTCATAACCGCGTCAATTTTCCGCGAGGGCAGCGAGTATTCAGCGATATATATTGCTTCGTCCTCAGTCAGAACCTGACCGCGCAATAATTTCCCGTAAGACGGACTCAGACGTATCACCGCAGGCTCGGAGGCTTTATCCATCAATTTGCGGAATATTACGCCCGTCTTGAACCGCCCGCACTCAAAGCCGGAGTCCTTGATGAACGTAACATAGCCGGGGTCAAAGAGTCCCTTCCTCCCTGCACGGCCTGACATCTGTAGAAATTCATTGCGTGTAATCGGCATGTAGTTGTAGTAGTTCACGAGCTGGGCAAAAATAACATACTGCGCCGGGAGATTCACGCCCAATGCAAGAGCGTTAGTCCCGCAGACAACATCAAGCAGCCTTTCACGGAACGCCGCTTCAACGAGTAATTTCTCTTTGGGCAGCATACTTCCGTGATATATTCCGACTCCCTTGTAGATTCCGGGCAGTGTCTTCTTGACCTCAAGAATTTTTGCGAGCTCGTCAATACGTTTCACGCTTTCAGGGGGGATTCTCTTGCGTGTCTGCGCTATCTGTCCGGCAAGGTCAACAACGCCCCGCTGTGAAAATAGGAACACTAACGCATCGTGAATCTCATGAATCTTCACGGGGTCATTCGGCTGAAATATAAGCTCGGTGATTCTCTTCCTGGCCTGGTGAATCACAAAATCCCGCCCGCAGATGTCAGACAGATATTTTCCCACGCTCTTGACTCCTCCGAGTGTCGCCGACATCACAAGTATCTGCGTTGAAGGGTCAGTGTTTCGTATGCCGTCAATGTACATTCTTGCGCGGCTTGAGTCTGTGAATATGTAGTGAAACTCGTCAACGATTAATTTCTGGCCGGGGATACGGGCGTATTTCATGGTATAAATTTCCTGAGTACAGCAGATTATAGGCGCGCCCTCGTTGCGCTTGAAGTCTCCTGTTTCGAGTCCCACGTCAAAACCCATCCGGCGAAGGTCTAAATATCTCTCGTTGCTTAGGGCTTTAATGGGTGCTGTGAAAATTATGCGTGAAGCGTCCGGGTTGGGATTGATTGAGCCGTCATTATTGAGGAGTCCCGCCCACAAGTATGCGACAAGAGTCTTCCCTGCTCCTGTCGGGGCTGATAACACCGCGCTGCTGTCCTTTATGTGAGAATATGCGCGTAACTGCCAGTCGTAAAATTTTGCGTCCAAAGCGTGAAATATACCTTTCATGAAATGGCGGGCAGACCGTAAGCCGGGTTCTGTATATGACGGCCATTTATCTGGGGGAAAAAAAGTTCCTCGCGGAATCCCTCAAGCGATCATTACCCTGAAGTAAGCGGGCCGCTTTCAACCTTCGCTATTTGATCTTGCTTCGGATGGGGCTTGCATAGCTCATGAATTGCTCCATGACTGGCGGGCTTTTACCCTTCGCCTTTTCACCGTTGCCGGAAAAATTCCCCGGCTGTGTATTTTCTGTTGCGCTTTCCCGCGGATTGCTCCGGCCTGCTGTTAGCAGACATCCTGCCCTGTGAAGCCCGGACTTTCCTCACCTGAAACGAGTCAGGCGCGGCCGTCTGGACTGCCCGTGAACGCTATTTTATCACCAAACTATGACAGCCTGAATATTTCCGCGAACATGTCTACAGCAGTCCCAAGAATATTATCATTGAAATCATAATTTGACGTGTGAATATCCGGGTAAGACTCGCCGTTGCCGATGTAGAATATCGCGCCCGGTATCATCTTTGTGTATATCCCGAAATCCT from Synergistaceae bacterium includes:
- a CDS encoding DEAD/DEAH box helicase; its protein translation is MKGIFHALDAKFYDWQLRAYSHIKDSSAVLSAPTGAGKTLVAYLWAGLLNNDGSINPNPDASRIIFTAPIKALSNERYLDLRRMGFDVGLETGDFKRNEGAPIICCTQEIYTMKYARIPGQKLIVDEFHYIFTDSSRARMYIDGIRNTDPSTQILVMSATLGGVKSVGKYLSDICGRDFVIHQARKRITELIFQPNDPVKIHEIHDALVFLFSQRGVVDLAGQIAQTRKRIPPESVKRIDELAKILEVKKTLPGIYKGVGIYHGSMLPKEKLLVEAAFRERLLDVVCGTNALALGVNLPAQYVIFAQLVNYYNYMPITRNEFLQMSGRAGRKGLFDPGYVTFIKDSGFECGRFKTGVIFRKLMDKASEPAVIRLSPSYGKLLRGQVLTEDEAIYIAEYSLPSRKIDAVMNELKLGMRKINSLAKRMVKGSARPRFMKILAEIWYDEMEIEENLEMARLFLDEGNPSAVMAAKLLIQYERNYLQALLKVKRFANQLPASRRFRLMDELNKTVESIDPTIYGFEEKLGEIEAGVKISAPAAE